One Cervus canadensis isolate Bull #8, Minnesota chromosome 1, ASM1932006v1, whole genome shotgun sequence genomic window carries:
- the KRT23 gene encoding keratin, type I cytoskeletal 23, whose protein sequence is MNSNQSFSQNPSVSLYATGGGWGQPGSFPRAPSVHGGAGGVRISLSFSSPSCPLPEGSWRSGRGSSLLGGNGKEMMQNLNDRLATYLEKVRALEEANVKLESCILKWHQQRDSGNKQDYSQYEESISHLQEQIADGKVNNAQIILLIDNARMAVDDFSLKYENEHSFKKDLEIEVEGLRKTLDDLTIVTTDLEQEVEGMRKELILMKKRHEQEIEENRVPNDFKVNVKVDTTPGEDLIKVLEDMRQEYEFIIKKKHQDLDTWYKEQSAAVAQEAASPKGVQSSQSDLHELKRTFQALEIDLQAQCNKKSALENMLSETQSRYTYQLQDMQRIISHYEEELTQLRHDLERQNNEYKVLLGIKTHLEKEIATYRQLLEGENGGTKEESKSNVKAPKIKAITQESVNGRIILSQVNEI, encoded by the exons ATGAATTCCAACCAGAGCTTCAGCCAGAACCCCTCAGTTTCCCTCTATGCCACAGGAGGCGGCTGGGGCCAGCCAGGGAGCTTCCCCCGGGCTCCCAGTGTCCATGGAGGTGCCGGGGGTGTCCGCATCTCACTTTCCTTCTCCTCACCGAGCTGTCCACTCCCTGAAGGGTCTTGGAGGTCTGGAAGAGGCAGTTCTCTCCTAGGCGGAAATGGGAAGGAGATGATGCAGAACCTCAATGACCGCCTGGCCACCTACCTGGAAAAGGTGcgtgccctggaggaggccaaCGTGAAACTAGAAAGCTGCATTCTGAAGTGGCATCAGCAAAGAGATTCAGGCAATAAGCAAGACTACTCCCAATATGAGGAAAGCATCAGCCACCTGCAGGAGCAG ATAGCAGATGGCAAGGTGAACAACGCTCAGATCATCCTTCTCATTGACAACGCCAGGATGGCAGTGGATGACTTCAGCCTTAA GTATGAAAATGAACACTCCTTCAAGAAAGACTTGGAAATTGAAGTTGAAGGTCTCCGAAAGACCTTGGATGATCTGACCATTGTCACCACAGACCTAGAACAGGAGGTTGAGGGGATGAGGAAAGAGCTCATCCTCATGAAGAAGCGTCATGAGCAG gaaatagaggaaaaccgtGTGCCAAATGACTTCAAGGTCAACGTGAAGGTGGATACAACCCCAGGAGAAGACCTGATTAAGGTCCTGGAGGATATGAGGCAGGAATATGagtttataattaaaaagaagcaTCAAGACTTGGACACTTGGTACAAAGAGCAG TCAGCAGCCGTGGCCCAGGAGGCAGCCAGTCCAAAAGGTGTGCAGAGCAGCCAAAGTGACCTTCATGAACTGAAGCGCACTTTCCAGGCCCTGGAGATTGATCTGCAGGCACAGTGCAACAAG AAATCTGCTTTAGAAAACATGTTATCGGAGACCCAGTCTCGGTACACCTACCAGCTCCAGGACATGCAACGGATCATCTCCCACTATGAGGAGGAACTGACACAGCTACGCCATGACCTGGAGCGTCAGAACAACGAATATAAGGTCCTCCTGGGCATCAAAAcccacctagagaaggaaatcgCCACCTACCGCCAGCTCTTGGAGGGAGAGAATGGAGG GACAAAGGAAGAATCTAAGTCAAACGTCAAAG cTCCAAAGATCAAGGCCATCACACAGGAGAGCGTCAATGGAAGAATAATTCTTTCTCAAGTGAATGAGATCTGA